From the genome of Asterias amurensis chromosome 17, ASM3211899v1, one region includes:
- the LOC139949514 gene encoding uncharacterized protein isoform X1, with translation MYCISETRSNNEVDRQTDIIKNEINHHTKFGRQGAKQAVVCGAWDTHWLQLRPEVQRVGRDYCCSLGLLTGIWMKLFMHQPITEFVLLDWISNEGVPWTPKYSTAIAVAEKATVATCIGLVAGIAAVAGVDGLAAQNANKTTQDEDSKDDNHEALSW, from the exons ATGTATTGCATCAGTGAGACAAGGTCAAATAATGAG GTTGACAGACAAACTGATATTATCAAGAATGAGATAAATCACCACACTAAGTTTGGTCGTCAGGGAGCCAAGCAGGCTGTGGTCTGTGGTGCCTGGGATACTCATTGGTTGCAACTCAGGCCAGAAGTCCAACGAGTTGGCCGTGATTATTGCTGCAGTTTGGGTCTCTTGACTGGAATCTGGATGAAGCTGTTCATGCATCAACCAATAACTGAGTTTGTGCTGCTGGATTGGATTAGCAATGAAGGCGTACCATGGACCCCAAAGTACTCCACGGCCATTGCTGTAGCTGAGAAGGCAACTGTAGCAACATGTATTGGTCTTGTTGCAGGTATTGCTGCAGTTGCTGGTGTTGATGGCCTTGCTGCTCAGAATGccaacaaaacaacacaagatGAGGATAGTAAAGATGACAACCATGAAGCCTTATCATGGTAG
- the LOC139949507 gene encoding uncharacterized protein: protein MASNITAESVLTKISQDHLECPICGGRFKQPKLLECSHSFCLECLQKLRQNSPSTTMLSCPVCRQETLTIENGIDDLKTDFKSISLIEAIETQEARLKQQQGKQVPSQEFVSKCSKHTGKDLILYCETCKKLICSTCIAKDHRTHPVIELSEASDKSKQHATELLAELRQRIKTFNNAIQEIDMSRKTLDSMFAATKEKITKKADEEIAKVAAGIRAEKQKLMQEAEQIYEDRVKTMETARATNSKEINKAEHKQDEVNQLMDQRIKIVHHIEQLLQELKEYREKKSTKVTDGLIYMDFKEDQNSLGRLVLKDDQVESTNSAQARKPPFQSMKHFKQDKWTLQQEINKYMKQQMVEISARDVAAYSNSDIVVADWNNTSLITIPAESNPQSYVVSQKLSIQGITKPISLAVNKNDELIVLYDETVKIFSRNYQLLHQFNPGSKPSCIAVDDNNLIAVGYLVNGKISLHKPDGSLIRRLSAPRIGGYLTNHQQQLIYTTTNRKVNKLVSVTYYGGMVFSVDINQSGWPYGVCCDKDGSIYVAVQRDPFSSSGNIHHYSPDGKYIGCIIKDCACPLGLTFAPAGDLVVATNSSVQIYQHE from the coding sequence ATGGCATCAAATATAACAGCTGAGTCAGTGCTAACAAAGATAAGTCAGGATCATCTTGAATGTCCAATTTGCGGTGGACGCTTCAAGCAACCCAAACTACTGGAATGTTCTCATTCATTTTGTCTTGAATGCCTTCAAAAACTCAGACAGAATAGTCCAAGTACTACAATGCTTTCATGTCCAGTGTGTAGGCAGGAAACTCTAACAATTGAAAATGGCATTGATGACCTGAAAACAGATTTTAAATCCATTTCCCTGATAGAAGCAATTGAAACACAGGAAGCCCGACTGAAACAGCAGCAAGGAAAACAAGTACCCAGTCAGGAGTTTGTTTCCAAGTGTAGCAAGCATACTGGCAAGGATCTTATCCTGTATTGTGAAACATGCAAGAAACTGATATGTTCAACTTGCATTGCTAAAGACCACAGAACGCACCCTGTAATAGAACTGAGTGAAGCTTCagacaaaagtaaacaacatgCCACAGAACTTCTAGCAGAACTAAGACAGAGAATCAAAACCTTCAACAATGCCATTCAAGAAATAGACATGTCCCGTAAGACACTAGACTCTATGTTTGCTGctaccaaagagaaaatcacAAAGAAGGCTGATGAGGAGATTGCCAAGGTAGCTGCCGGGATCAGAGCGGAGAAGCAGAAACTGATGCAAGAGGCAGAACAGATTTATGAAGACAGAGTCAagacaatggaaactgcacgAGCTACAAACAGCAAAGAGATAAACAAAGCAGAGCACAAGCAGGATGAGGTAAATCAACTCATGGATCAACGGATCAAGATTGTACATCACATAGAACAACTCTTACAAGAGCTCAAAGAATACAGAGAGAAGAAATCAACAAAAGTAACAGATGGGTTGATTTACATGGACTTTAAAGAAGACCAGAACTCTCTAGGGAGACTGGTGCTGAAAGATGACCAAGTAGAATCAACAAATTCTGCTCAGGCTAGAAAGCCACCATTTCAATCCATGAAACACTTCAAACAAGATAAATGGACATTACAACaagaaattaataaatacatgAAACAACAGATGGTGGAGATTAGTGCAAGGGATGTTGCAGCATACTCTAATAGTGATATTGTTGTGGCAGATTGGAATAATACCAGCTTGATTACAATACCAGCAGAGAGCAACCCTCAATCCTATGTTGTCTCACAAAAACTATCAATCCAAGGTATTACCAAACCAATCAGTTTGGCTGTGAATAAAAATGATGAGCTCATTGTTCTATATGATGAAACAGTCAAGATCTTCAGCAGGAATTATCAGCTCCTCCATCAGTTCAATCCAGGCAGTAAACCATCATGTATTGCAGTGGATGACAACAATCTGATAGCAGTGGGTTATCTTGTCAATGGAAAGATCTCCCTACACAAACCAGATGGATCCCTCATCAGAAGACTGTCTGCTCCTCGAATTGGTGGATACTTGACTAACCACCAACAGCAACTCATCTACACCACCACCAACCGGAAAGTCAATAAGTTGGTATCAGTAACCTACTATGGTGGAATGGTATTCTCAGTAGATATCAATCAGTCTGGGTGGCCTTATGGTGTGTGTTGTGACAAGGATGGTAGCATCTATGTTGCTGTACAGAGAGACCCATTCTCATCATCAGGTAATATCCATCATTATAGTCCTGATGGCAAGTACATTGGATGTATCATCAAGGATTGTGCTTGTCCCTTAGGTCTCACATTTGCACCAGCTGGTGATCTGGTTGTGGCTACAAACAGTTCAGTTCAAATCTATCAGCATGAGTAA